The DNA region AAGGATTCCGATCTTTGGTGTGCAACCTTCCGCCGGCTCGTAGTGTATAAAAACCATCTCAAGCTCATTAATTTCTTCTTTTAGCCTATTTTCCAATTCATCAACCAAAGAATGCATCCTTTCAAAGTTCATACCAGAAAGGGTTATAGTTATGTCTGCAAAAAGCCTACCTCCAGAAGATCTAACAAAGAGATTTTTTATTTCAACCACATCCTCAAAACTGAGTATTATCTCCCTTATTTTCTGAAGAGTTTCTTCGTCTGCAGATACGTCAAGGAGAACGTTCATTTCCTTTTTAAGTATCCCAACCGCAGTCCAAACTATAAGCAGACCAACTGCCAAAGCAAAGTATCTGTCTAACTGATATCCCACATAAGCGCTAAGAAAGCTCATGAGCACCAAAGAAGAGCCCAGGGCATCGGTAAGGGTATGGTAAGAGTCCGCAAGAAGGGTGGGTGAGTTATACTTTTTTGCAGCCCTTCTTTCAAGAAAAGAAAGAATCAAGGAGCTAAAAAGAGAAAACACTACCACGCCCATACCAAAAAACCAACCTTCTTCCTTTATGCTTAGCTTTTCAGTAAGCGCCCTTTTTATTATCTCGTAAGCTGCCAATAGCAAGAAAACACCTATGATAAAAGAGCCTACGTTTTCAAGCTTATAAAGACCGTAAGGGAAACGGGCAGTTTTCTTGCTTGAGAATTTAAGGGTTAAATAAGCAACAATAGACGCAAAAGAGTCCGAAAGGGAATGTATAGCCTCTCCTATAAGAGACAGACTTCCGGACAATATACCCCCTATTAGCTTCAAGAAGGTTTGGACCAGATTTACAGAAAGTGAAAGCAAAGCCCAATGTTCCTTTTTCATCTTACAAACGCGCTTTTACAACCTTGATAGCTACCTCTTTTTTCTAAGACTTCGTTTATGGCTTTGATAACCTCTGATTTCTTTTTGTAGGTGCAATAATCCGGCGCAATCAACCTATCCTCCTCCACTTCTCCAGTAAGCCTGTGTATTACTACGTTTGGAGGAAGTATTTCTATTATATCTGCGGCTCTTTCTGCATATTCTTCCAAAGTTAAGACCTTGAACTCTCCATTTAAATACTG from Thermocrinis sp. includes:
- a CDS encoding cation diffusion facilitator family transporter; its protein translation is MKKEHWALLSLSVNLVQTFLKLIGGILSGSLSLIGEAIHSLSDSFASIVAYLTLKFSSKKTARFPYGLYKLENVGSFIIGVFLLLAAYEIIKRALTEKLSIKEEGWFFGMGVVVFSLFSSLILSFLERRAAKKYNSPTLLADSYHTLTDALGSSLVLMSFLSAYVGYQLDRYFALAVGLLIVWTAVGILKKEMNVLLDVSADEETLQKIREIILSFEDVVEIKNLFVRSSGGRLFADITITLSGMNFERMHSLVDELENRLKEEINELEMVFIHYEPAEGCTPKIGILLNSEKEVSSKFDETRHLLIFCNGNSSFIKNLPEDELEISKEVVKHNINILVSGHHPEGQDAKLVLSKAGVFVWETEEKNPYKVLSQIFSNFCKIA